The nucleotide window GCTCTTACTAGGGAATTGACTAATGCTGCACAATTAACCGCATCCTTTGAATGCTCTTTTTTGGATGCTTCAAATATTCCTGATACACTGTCCCCAACAATATTAATCTCCTTACATATTTCGTAGCTGTTCATAATTGCTACAATTTCCGATATATAAGCCCGGTACAATCTTGCAAGATGAGGCCTTCTGTATTTATGGGGCAGTTCAGAAGAATCTCTTATATCTACAAATATAGCATGACATTCCACATAAAAGCCGTTACTATAAGTTAGATCACCCCTGGAAGGGATTTCGTTTTTTTCATCATAGGATCCAGAAGGGGCATCCAGATACTCATCAATTCTATTGAAACTTTTTTGATAATCATACGACTGATGGTTAGTTTTCATATCTCCACAACCTTATACAGATAAAAATATGACTACTCGAATTTACAAAATAAACATGTTTCAATAACCTCAATTAACTTACCCTCATCCACTTCTCCTCCGTTATTCAGACCACAAAGAGAAACTTTTGTCGAGCACTTCTATCTGGCTGCGACTTTCCATAGTGGGACTCTCCTTATAAGTAGCCTGTTCTTTTTCAAATACTTCACATTGTTGCTCAACGACACAATCCAGTTTTGGTCAAAAGATTCCTGTATATTCTTTCTTTAACATTGACATCATGACTCGATCTCTAAATTCTCCGTTAGTAAATACATCCTCCCGTAATCTGCCTTCAACTGTATATCCAAGTTTTTCATTTAAACGAATCATCTTATCATTTCCAGCCCACATATAAGAGTAAATCCTATTTATCCCTAATTCCTTGAACCCATATACTGTTAAAAGTTTCTTCACTTCAAAACCTATTCCTTGCCCCCGATATTCCTTACCACCTATGACTAAATACGCTTCTGCTTTAGAGTATCTAAGATCTATATTTATAAATCCACCAAATCCAATTGGGACGTTATTGTTCAAATCACATATTATAAAATCCTTACGTGTATTATCCAAGGATACATTCAGAAGCCATTTTTTTGTGCCTACTTCGGAAATGGGAACCTCTATATTTAATGTTTTTCGAACTTCGGGATCGTTTACCCATTTCACTTTATAAGGAACGTCCTGCTCCTCCATTAGCCTTAGATAAGTTTTGTTACCTTCCAGCAAAGTGTTCACCTTCTTTATTTTTGATATTTGTCCTTATTTGATTCATCCACTACTGTATCGTTTCGTCCCGAATAAACCCCTTCTGATAATAAGATAACCTTAAGAGTTCTAAAAAGTATCTTCACGTCTAACCAAAGACTATAATTCTCAACATACCATATATCTTTTTCGATCCTCTCAGGCCATGTCAAAACATTCCTTCCGTTAACTTGTGCCCATCCCGTTATCCCTGGTCTCATGTTCAACCGTTTCTTTTCTTTATCACTATATGTATCTAAGTGGTGAACCGGGGCTGGTCTTGGACCTATCAAACTCATCTCACCTTTTAGTACATTAAATAGTTGTGGAATTTCATCCAAACTAAGTTTTCGTAAATACTTGCCAACTTTTGTTATTCGGAGGTCGTTTTCAGCTGTTTTTAATCCTAACCCTTGATTTTCTGCGTTGGTTACCATCGTTCTGAACTTAATTATATTAAAAGTTTGGGCATGCTGACCAATTCTTGGTTGAGAAAAGAAAACACTACCCTGACTATCAACTTTTATCATTAGTGCTATGATCAAAAGAAACGGTGACAATATCAAGAGGATTATAACAGCCGTCATAACATCTAGTAATCTTTTTATAGAATGCTTCATTGTTACACCTTCTTTCCTCCACCACTATTTTATCATGATATTATCGTACTTCATCATCACTTTATTTTCTTTATAATTTAAACCAGAATAATCTGGATTGGCTTTTCCATTTAAATTATTAATTATTCTTTCCGGAAAATCGATACCCATTTCATGCGCATGGGGATATCCACCGCCAAACCTGGGATTTATTTCGGATATATATAAATTTCCATTGTACTCAAAGCAATCAATGTCTAACGGACCGACATAGGTGGTTTTTTCTATAAAATCCAAAATAAGTTTTTCTATTCTATAGTCTTTCACAGAAATAGCTTTATCCGTTTCGCCGGCCCTCATTCTTAATTTTTCTTTAATAAAAATGTCAGTGATGTTGTGACTAATTAAATCAACATAAACATCAATTCCGTATTCCTTTTCTTTTAGAAAAGGTTGCACGACTAGATTATCGTGATCTTTAAAAAGTTGCCCTAATTGATCGAAGGAATAGACGGTAACAATCCCTAGACTGGAGCTCCCCTCACGTGGTTTTGCGACAAGAGGATAACTTAAGTCGTTGTTAGAAATGGCTTGTGTTACTTGTTCAATCGTTATGTATGTAGGTACCGATGGAAGGTCACGCTCGTTTAGGTACTGGTAAGTCTTATACTTATCTAAACTCATTTCAATCATTGTGGGGTTCGATGTTATCAACGTAACGCCAATTTCCTCAAATGTCTGTTTATACTCTATCAAAACCGACAGTTCGGGATCAATTAATGAAAAAACCCCGCTAACCTCATACTTCTTACATATATTTATCAGTGTCTCTATATAGTTATCATCCGTAATTCGTGGAACAATTTCATAAGTATCTGCTGCATATAATGCCGGGGCATTTATATCCAAGTCCGTCGCAATTACTTGACCTCCATATTTGTTCAGATGGCTTTTAAAATATTCGACGACTTTATATCGTCGGCCCGCGCTTGTTATCAGGATATTCATATACTTGTTACTCCTACATCTGCAGATATTTGTATTAATTCAATCTTAAATTGATCTTTAAAAGCCCCCATTAGGCATGCCGATCATTTCTGATACTAAAGTGTGGTCCCTATACGAACCTATTTAATATTAAATTCTACGATATTTAAAACTGTATGAACTTTCTCATTAATGGGTTTACCACCTTTAATTCTTTTCAATGAGGGTTTTATCTGATTGATGTTCTCAAGAATAATGTCCATACTTTTTTGATGATAAGTAAGTAAAGATTCTAGTTTTTGAGAAGACAGCAAATTTATTCTTCCAGATTTCAGGTTCCGTTTTTTTACCCGATCAGCAGCTGATTTTGCATCAAAAGACATAAACAAAAGATTTACATCATTTTTTTTTGATAGAGCCCTTACTAGTTTTGTTAATCTAGCTTTTGAAAAAGAATCTCCACTTAGAACAATACTCCAAACATATTGTAATGTTCCTTCATCCATTATAATGATATCATAATTTTTCTTTTTCAATGTTCTAATATAATAAAGATGTCGCATCAGCACAATAGAATATATATAGCTCTCAGTGTTTCTAGGTTTTACACTGCTAGAGAATGTTAGCACTTTATAAAACAACAATACATTGACAAGGCAGAAAAAAAAGAAGGAGATGTATTTTATCAATTGTGAAGGTCTATTCAATTTAAAGGTACGTACTTTAATAATCTCCTTAATACTTGGTACACTATATCCATCTGCTTTTAAATGATTGATAACATGTCCAGCAACAGTAGTTTTCCCACTCCCAGGCATTCCTATAAATTCATATATGTGTGGGTGATTAGACAATGTTTTCATCCCCCAATCGATACTCGATTTTCTTAACAAAAAGGTAGTGTGTTTTTGAACTTATGGGAGAGCTACTCAAAACATAACTATTAAGCTTATAAAATTTCCAATAGTAATGGTCCATGTGTGTTATCAACACGTTAAGTACCTCCACCCTAAGTTAATTAACCTTCCCATAACTTACCCGTAACACTAATTATATATTTCGCTTCAATCTTTTATAGATAAATTGCTTTACCGTATTTATAGCCCAAACCCCATCTTTACCAAAGAAAATATTTGAACCATATCGATAGACAATCCATACAGAGAGTAAAACTAAAATCCCTATAGCTCCTACTGATACTAGCGGTGTAAGTTCATATGCTCTAAACAATTTTAATAGCACCCATACCTCACCAAAAACTAAAGTACCCAATAATAATCCAGGTATATGAGCACCCAAATACTCTTTCCACCTCATTCCTATCAACTTTAAGCTTAATTTCGCTAAAAGAAAATAATTCAGGGTTAGAGCTAACAACACCCCGAAAGCAACACCAGAAACACCCCAAAAATGCCCAATGTACGAACCGATTAAAACAGCTAACGCATAGACCCATTGTCTCCAAGAATTTCGGTATACAGCTCCTTTAGCACGAATCAGTGAATCACTGAGTCTATAGCTGGTTCGAAACAAAAGTCCTGCTATTAAAATTTGGAATGCGGGGATAATCTCCGTCCAAGAAGTCCCTAATAGCATCAGAACAATTTCAGGTGCAGCAAGCCATAAAAACGCTCCAATAGGAATAATTATTAAAGATACCATTGCTATACCTCGGCGATATACTCTTAATATCCTTTTATTCTGCTCCTGGATTGTTGACATAGCAGGGAAAAGAATCTTGTCCAAGACAGTTCCAAATAGTGTTACAGGCATCATCATCAATTGATACGCTCGACCGTAAAAACCTAATGCTTCAGCACCCAGAAATCTGCCTACGACAGCATTGTCCCCTTGCAAAGCAAAAAAGTTACCTATTTTCCCAAGAGTATGACCACCGCCAAATAATAATAATTCTTTTAGAGTAATTACATTTAATTCTAGCTTTTTTGAATGAGGTCGAAAATATAGCATTAGGGACATCTTTAAAAGCGTTTGACTAATATGAGCTCCCACCAAAGCCCAAACACCGAAATCAAGAAGCCCTAAAGTGATTCCCATTAGTCCATAACCAATTGAAAAAGATACAACTTGCATTATAGCTATATTACGAAATCTTAATTCTCTCCTTAATAGCGATTCTGCCACAATGCCCACACTTTGAAAAATAAACATTACAGAAATTACCCTTAAAACTTCAGTCAATTCATCTATTAGAAACAGTGATGCTATTACAGGAGCAAATATGATAATTAGTAGAGTAAAAGTAAACCCTAATAAAATACTTGCCGTAAATCCTGTCCTAATATGCCTCTCTTCAAGATACATACGTTGTATCAATGCAGGACCTACACCCAATTGAGTAAATATCATTGAAAAAGTGACTATAACCATAGTTGCATTTACAATACCGAATTCATGGGGGTAATTAGTCTGGCTAAAATAATTAAAACAAGGAATTGCATCAACCCTTGCATCCCTGAACCTGTAAAAATCCAGAAAAATCCTCCAAATGTATGATCTGTAAGACTTTTTCTTTGTTCCGTCATAAAATTGTACCTAAATAATTAAAGTTAATATATAGATTACTTCTCGTTATCATGTTAATTCTTCCATCTCCGAAGTTTTTCGTAAATTTACTAAGAGTCTTTAACAATATTAAGCTTTTCATTTATTCTCGGCTTTATCTGGTAAATCATACGTATATTGAGTTGTTGAAACAACTAATAGCAGACCCAAACTAATCCAAAGGAATTTTACATTAATATATGTAAAGCTGAATAAAAGAGCAGTTATTGACGCAATTGTAATTGCTAAAGATGTTCCTAAATAGAAATTGCTACGATTAAAAATAAAATAATGCATGAGCTTTATTGTTATTAATATAAAAGCAATCAACAAGATTAATAGCAAAAGAATTCCACCTTCTGCATAAATCTCTAAAAAAAGATTATGAGGGTAGTAGCTTCCAAAAATTCCTATTCCAGCTCCAACTAACGGATTTTCTCTAATTATATCAACTGCCACACTGTATAATTGTAACCTTGCAGAAATCGAATCCCCATCGCTCCCTTCCATAACTCTTTCGAGAATTAACGTAAACTGATTAATTTGAAGAAAGAATACCGCTGTTACTGCTGAGAAAATCAGGATAAATGTGATCTTTTTCAAATTAAATTTAATTAATGGCAACAATATTAATAAGCCAGCTATGGTACTTAGTAAGGGACCTTGTGAACCACTTAAAAGTAATGTCCAGGTGCTTATTAGCATTGTAATGGTAAAGGAACTATAACTAATTCGATTAATCGCAAATAAGCTAAATACAAAAATAATCGTAAGAGAGGCTATCATCCCTAACACTAAAGGATTCAAACCATAAAACTCAAATCTGCTTACTTGCATACCCTCTATTATAAAATTCCCAATCACTAGGGATTGTAAAATAGTTGAGTTTATAACAGAGGCCTTCACAAAAAAAAGAAAGTCACTCTTCGTTCTAATAATGAATCTTGAAAAATAAATCAAAGGTACACCTAGAAAGACAAGTTGCAAGATCCTTATTAATCCCATATATTGATCCGAAGAATAAAATAAAGATAATAACAATATTAACATCCAAAGAGCTATCAGAGCGTCAATTTTATTTAATATTAACACCTTATTTTTATAAATTTTTTTCACACAAACAAAGAATAAAATTACATAAAGAAATACAGTTAAATCTAAATAAGTAGGTAACAGAACTTTTAATATATAGATGTTTGGAACTAAACTAAGTGCAATGATAGACATTTTTTTTTCGTTCATTTGTATTCAAAACCTAACCCTATGATTTAACAGCATTTCTCAAGTAATGTTCAGCAACTTTAGAATCAGAAAACTTCAAGGCCGCTTCTAGAGCTGTATTTGCGATTCTTTCTTTAGTTTCTTCATCTAATTTATTAATATAATTTAATGTCTCAACTAGATTTTCTACACTGTTACTTTTACAAAGGAACCCATTCTCGTTGTTGTTTATTACACCATCAATACCTTCATTTTTTGAGCCTATGACTATGCAATTTGCCAGCATCGCTTCCAAATATACTAAACCAAATGCTTCTCTCTCACTGACCATTATGAAGCCCTGAGAACTTCTTAATAAGTCCATAATTTCTGGTCTACTTAATTTGCCTTTAAAATCAATATTGTGATCTAAATTTAAATCTGCGACTAATGATTTTAGATTAGATTCTTCAGGCCCTTCACCCACTATATGCAATTTGAAGTCCTTATTCGGATAAACATCATTTAAACTCTTTATAATCACATCTATATTTTTTCTTAAAATTAACCTGCCCACATAAACAAAATTTTTTAGAGGTGTCTCGTTAAAAATTTTTTTTGGTACTTTATTATAACCTGCATGCTCAATAAACTCATTCGGTAACCCAGAATAACATATAAACGGATCTTTCGTATCAACAATATTTAAGAGTTTTTGCGACATACTTACTGATCTACACCCAACAGTGTCAATATCACGACTTAAGGTATTAAGCCATCTATTACTTTTCTTAATGTAATGTAATTCGTGTAACACAATAGATGTTTTACAAGAATAATCCTCTTTGAACATTGATAATAGGGGAATCTGTGGGTTTTCCCAATGACCGGTGACAAAGTCAGGTTTAAAATTTTTTTCCTTCAAGTAACTCTTAATTTTATTGTATTGATGATTGATTTGTTTTGATGAAAAAGGCTTTCTGGGAACCTTTTTCGTGATAGGTAGTCTCAATACTTTTACCCCGTCAATTTGATAATCTAATACGCCAATATTTTTATTTGGAATAAATCCTCCAACTTTTGAATTGATGGTTCCTTTAAATCTTTCTGATAGTAAATATACAAAAGAAGGGTATTTATTACTGTTGTGAACAACCAATACATTGTGTCCCTGTTTGACCCATTCTTTAGCAAAATAATGAACAACAGGGGTCACTCCTGAGTTGTTTGGATCATCTGGCTGTGGGTACACTGAAGTTAAAACTAATATATTCATGGTACACTCCAACTCTCTTGCTTATATCTATTTCCCCCAAATAGTTTTATCTACAATACTTGTATAGCTTTGTATTAGCTTTACTACCTTCAGTGAAACATTATCATCCTTATAATCAGAAGGTATTTCTTCATTCTCATCATTATTGTTTTTTTCAATCATACTCCCTAAGTTTATAGCTCTCTCTATATCTTTATGATTAATTCCACCAATGATAACGTTCCCTTTATCGATTACTTCAGGTCGTTCAGTGGAGGTTCTTAATAATACACCAGTGAACTTTAACAATGCACTTTCCTCTGAAAGTGTTCCACTATCTGATAAGACGCAATACGCGTTTTTTTGGAGATTATTATAATCTAAAAAACCAAATGGCTTAATACTTTTTACTAATGGATGGAATTCAAAATTCCTTTCATTGATAAACTTTTGAGTTCTAGGATGAGTGGAATATATGATGGGCATCTCATACTTCTCTCCCAGACTGTTTAAGGCAGACATTATAGAAATGAAGTTTTGCTCGTCATCAATGTTTTCTTCTCGATGAGCCGAAACAAGGATATAATTATTTTTTTTAAGATCGAATTCATCTAATATATCGCTTGAA belongs to Salicibibacter cibi and includes:
- a CDS encoding adenylate/guanylate cyclase domain-containing protein, yielding MKTNHQSYDYQKSFNRIDEYLDAPSGSYDEKNEIPSRGDLTYSNGFYVECHAIFVDIRDSSELPHKYRRPHLARLYRAYISEIVAIMNSYEICKEINIVGDSVSGIFEASKKEHSKDAVNCAALVNSLVRALNYKLCKRGKDPIKIGIGIDQGRALMINAGNSGTGIKDIVWMGDTVNSASNLCGQANKDHIDVIAIGSKVYEKLAGAKNVYDEYYQSWFINNQSKDLYHANVINIEMNDWLEEKQNQSPCSM
- a CDS encoding GNAT family N-acetyltransferase; protein product: MLEGNKTYLRLMEEQDVPYKVKWVNDPEVRKTLNIEVPISEVGTKKWLLNVSLDNTRKDFIICDLNNNVPIGFGGFINIDLRYSKAEAYLVIGGKEYRGQGIGFEVKKLLTVYGFKELGINRIYSYMWAGNDKMIRLNEKLGYTVEGRLREDVFTNGEFRDRVMMSMLKKEYTGIF
- a CDS encoding sugar transferase — its product is MKHSIKRLLDVMTAVIILLILSPFLLIIALMIKVDSQGSVFFSQPRIGQHAQTFNIIKFRTMVTNAENQGLGLKTAENDLRITKVGKYLRKLSLDEIPQLFNVLKGEMSLIGPRPAPVHHLDTYSDKEKKRLNMRPGITGWAQVNGRNVLTWPERIEKDIWYVENYSLWLDVKILFRTLKVILLSEGVYSGRNDTVVDESNKDKYQK
- a CDS encoding O-antigen ligase family protein, whose amino-acid sequence is MNEKKMSIIALSLVPNIYILKVLLPTYLDLTVFLYVILFFVCVKKIYKNKVLILNKIDALIALWMLILLLSLFYSSDQYMGLIRILQLVFLGVPLIYFSRFIIRTKSDFLFFVKASVINSTILQSLVIGNFIIEGMQVSRFEFYGLNPLVLGMIASLTIIFVFSLFAINRISYSSFTITMLISTWTLLLSGSQGPLLSTIAGLLILLPLIKFNLKKITFILIFSAVTAVFFLQINQFTLILERVMEGSDGDSISARLQLYSVAVDIIRENPLVGAGIGIFGSYYPHNLFLEIYAEGGILLLLILLIAFILITIKLMHYFIFNRSNFYLGTSLAITIASITALLFSFTYINVKFLWISLGLLLVVSTTQYTYDLPDKAENK
- a CDS encoding lipopolysaccharide biosynthesis protein — protein: MVIVTFSMIFTQLGVGPALIQRMYLEERHIRTGFTASILLGFTFTLLIIIFAPVIASLFLIDELTEVLRVISVMFIFQSVGIVAESLLRRELRFRNIAIMQVVSFSIGYGLMGITLGLLDFGVWALVGAHISQTLLKMSLMLYFRPHSKKLELNVITLKELLLFGGGHTLGKIGNFFALQGDNAVVGRFLGAEALGFYGRAYQLMMMPVTLFGTVLDKILFPAMSTIQEQNKRILRVYRRGIAMVSLIIIPIGAFLWLAAPEIVLMLLGTSWTEIIPAFQILIAGLLFRTSYRLSDSLIRAKGAVYRNSWRQWVYALAVLIGSYIGHFWGVSGVAFGVLLALTLNYFLLAKLSLKLIGMRWKEYLGAHIPGLLLGTLVFGEVWVLLKLFRAYELTPLVSVGAIGILVLLSVWIVYRYGSNIFFGKDGVWAINTVKQFIYKRLKRNI
- a CDS encoding ATP-grasp domain-containing protein, encoding MNILITSAGRRYKVVEYFKSHLNKYGGQVIATDLDINAPALYAADTYEIVPRITDDNYIETLINICKKYEVSGVFSLIDPELSVLIEYKQTFEEIGVTLITSNPTMIEMSLDKYKTYQYLNERDLPSVPTYITIEQVTQAISNNDLSYPLVAKPREGSSSLGIVTVYSFDQLGQLFKDHDNLVVQPFLKEKEYGIDVYVDLISHNITDIFIKEKLRMRAGETDKAISVKDYRIEKLILDFIEKTTYVGPLDIDCFEYNGNLYISEINPRFGGGYPHAHEMGIDFPERIINNLNGKANPDYSGLNYKENKVMMKYDNIMIK
- the wecB gene encoding non-hydrolyzing UDP-N-acetylglucosamine 2-epimerase — protein: MADKLKVMTIVGTRPEIIRLSEVIKACDRYFDHTLVHTGQNWDYALNEIFFEELGIRSPNYFLNSTGETLGDTMGDIIAKSYDVLTKVQPDALLILGDTNSALSAISAKRLKVPIFHMEAGNRCFDQNVPEEINRKIVDHISDINLPYTEHSRRYLLSEGVRKEHIFVTGSPMHEVLDKHLEGINSSDILDEFDLKKNNYILVSAHREENIDDEQNFISIMSALNSLGEKYEMPIIYSTHPRTQKFINERNFEFHPLVKSIKPFGFLDYNNLQKNAYCVLSDSGTLSEESALLKFTGVLLRTSTERPEVIDKGNVIIGGINHKDIERAINLGSMIEKNNNDENEEIPSDYKDDNVSLKVVKLIQSYTSIVDKTIWGK
- a CDS encoding glycosyltransferase, with amino-acid sequence MNILVLTSVYPQPDDPNNSGVTPVVHYFAKEWVKQGHNVLVVHNSNKYPSFVYLLSERFKGTINSKVGGFIPNKNIGVLDYQIDGVKVLRLPITKKVPRKPFSSKQINHQYNKIKSYLKEKNFKPDFVTGHWENPQIPLLSMFKEDYSCKTSIVLHELHYIKKSNRWLNTLSRDIDTVGCRSVSMSQKLLNIVDTKDPFICYSGLPNEFIEHAGYNKVPKKIFNETPLKNFVYVGRLILRKNIDVIIKSLNDVYPNKDFKLHIVGEGPEESNLKSLVADLNLDHNIDFKGKLSRPEIMDLLRSSQGFIMVSEREAFGLVYLEAMLANCIVIGSKNEGIDGVINNNENGFLCKSNSVENLVETLNYINKLDEETKERIANTALEAALKFSDSKVAEHYLRNAVKS
- a CDS encoding AAA family ATPase — translated: MSNHPHIYEFIGMPGSGKTTVAGHVINHLKADGYSVPSIKEIIKVRTFKLNRPSQLIKYISFFFFCLVNVLLFYKVLTFSSSVKPRNTESYIYSIVLMRHLYYIRTLKKKNYDIIIMDEGTLQYVWSIVLSGDSFSKARLTKLVRALSKKNDVNLLFMSFDAKSAADRVKKRNLKSGRINLLSSQKLESLLTYHQKSMDIILENINQIKPSLKRIKGGKPINEKVHTVLNIVEFNIK